The Salipiger profundus sequence CCGGTCTTCACGCTTCAGGCCTCTCCCTCGATCGAGGATCTCGTCGCCTACTGGAACCGCATGGTGCAGGTCTCCTACGACAGCGCCAGCAAGCTGCTCGAGGTGCAGGTGCGGGCCTTCACCGCCGAGGACGCGCATGCGATCTCGGTGGCGATCTTCGACGCCAGCAGCAACATGATCAACCAGCTCTCGGCCATCGCCCGCGAGGATGCCACCGCCTACGCCCGCGAAGAGCTCGACAGCGCCATCGCGCAGCTCAAGGAGGCGCGTCGCGCGATGACCAGCTTCCGCTCACGGACCCAGATCGTCGACCCGCAGGCCGACGTGCAGGGCCGCATGGGGCTGGTGAACACGCTGCAGGGTCAGCTGGCCGAGGCGCTGATCGAGCTCGACCTGCTGCGCCAGGGCGCGACCTCGGAGGACGACCCGCGCGTGGTGCAGGCCCGCAAGCGGGTCGAGGTGATCCGCGATCGCATCGCCGACGAGCGCGCGCGCTTCGGCGAGGGCGGCGGCGGCACCTCCGAACTCGAGGACTACTCGCGGCTGGTCTCCGAGTTCGAGGACCTCGCGGTCGACGTGAAATTCGCCGAGGAAAGCTATGTCTCGGCGCGCGGCGCCTACGACGCGTCGGTGGCCGAGGCGCAGCGCAAGTCGCGCTACCTCGCGAGCTACGTCGAGCCGACCATGCCCGAGACCCCGGAATACCCCGAGCGCGGCGTGCTGTCGTTGCTCGTGGGGCTGGGGCTGTTCCTGACCTGGGCCGTCGGCGCGATGGTCTTCTACGCGCTGCGCGACCGGAAATGATCCGGCTCGAGAACCTCACGAAAGTCTATCGTCTCGGGGGCCAGACCAAGGTGGTCGCCGACAACGTCACGGCCGAGTTTCCCACCGGCAGCACGGTGGCGATCCTCGGTCGCAACGGGGCGGGGAAATCGAGCCTGCTGCGGATGATCGCGGGGTCGATGTCGCCGGATTCCGGCCGGGTCGTCTCGGATGGGTCGATCTCCTGGCCGGTGGGCTTCGCCGGCAGTTTCCATCCCGACATGACCGGCGCGCAGAACACCCGGTTCATCGCCCGGGTCTACGGCGTCGATACCGACGAGCTCTGTGCCTACGTCGAGACCTTCGCCGAGCTCGGCGGTCATTTCCACCTGCCGGTGCGCAGCTACTCCTCGGGGATGCGGGCGCGGCTGGCCTTCGGCGTCT is a genomic window containing:
- a CDS encoding sugar transporter, giving the protein MKEQTPPPAQPAAQGALRPQRSGSAPLRRRHYGLLLSFLLIVVAPLAATMWYLNTMALDQYASRTGFSVRKEEMGSAVEFLGGISDLSGSSSSDTDILYEFIQSQQMVRAVNDQLDLVSIYQREGDPVFTLQASPSIEDLVAYWNRMVQVSYDSASKLLEVQVRAFTAEDAHAISVAIFDASSNMINQLSAIAREDATAYAREELDSAIAQLKEARRAMTSFRSRTQIVDPQADVQGRMGLVNTLQGQLAEALIELDLLRQGATSEDDPRVVQARKRVEVIRDRIADERARFGEGGGGTSELEDYSRLVSEFEDLAVDVKFAEESYVSARGAYDASVAEAQRKSRYLASYVEPTMPETPEYPERGVLSLLVGLGLFLTWAVGAMVFYALRDRK
- a CDS encoding ABC transporter ATP-binding protein; translated protein: MIRLENLTKVYRLGGQTKVVADNVTAEFPTGSTVAILGRNGAGKSSLLRMIAGSMSPDSGRVVSDGSISWPVGFAGSFHPDMTGAQNTRFIARVYGVDTDELCAYVETFAELGGHFHLPVRSYSSGMRARLAFGVSMGIRFDTYLIDEITAVGDAGFRRKSEALFRDRMDDCSAIMVTHALGQVERLCDYVTVLNEGRLVWFEDVAEGIRFHQELMRD